The Leptospira kmetyi serovar Malaysia str. Bejo-Iso9 region ATAACGGCGAGAAAATGGATACCAGAGTCGGTTGTGAAAATAGAAAATAAAGGAAGATTTTTTAAATATAAAACTGATCGAAATTGTTGGGCAGAAAATCAGAAAGAACTTAATCCCAAAAAAGCGAAAATATGTCCACATTCCAAATTGGAATTAGGAGAAAGATTAGCTGGAGATAGTTTTCAAATTTTAATTGAAGGGCTAAAAAAATTAGATTTTGATGTCGTTAATAATTCTGCGAAACACAAAGCCTCAAGTACAACGACAAATAGATATACATTCATTCAAATAGTCTATCCGTTTAAGTTTATTGAACAACAGCTAATTAAGCAAAGCGAAATTCCGTCTTTTTCATTAGTCAAATTTGATTCTTCCCTATAATCATTGATAACGTCGTGAATCTTCCGAATATTTTAAACAAAATGATAGGATAGTGTTGTTGTCCTTAAATTTGCGCGGCTCTCTACATTAAATGAAATCGAAAAAAACAGAGTGTCATGTCATTCACTTCCGATAATGCCATTTATGTCTCATATAATGCGCATACGTTTTTGAGTGTACTGGCACATCGGTAACACTCTAGACCGGAGTCAGGAGTTAAATCGAACTAAGGCAATTAGATGCAATAATCCCAATAATTTTCTGAATGAGCAATATAATTAATACAAATGTTTTTCAATAAATTCCATTGCATCGACTTCAAAGTATTTTATCTTCGTATTGTAGAATATATTTTCAATTCTTGATTTCATCGAATCGTCAATAAATTTATTCACAATGTGAATTTCTTTTTCTTGTTCAAAAATTCCTTTACTACCGCCTTCTCTCATCATTCGTTCAAATAATAAATCCGAATCTGGAAAAGAATATCCAATTACATATATTTTCGTGCTTATCTTCATGCGCGACGTTGCTCTAAACCAAATATCATGAATAATATTTGAATCTAACTTTTTTCCAAATACTGGTGGGATAATAAAGGGAGCGTAAGGCCACGTCATACCAACCCCCTCGTTGTTAAACGTAACTTGTGTCGCCTCTAGCCATGTTTCACTTCCTCGGGTAATTGGTAAATTTAGGTAACATTCATTAGATTTCCATGGTGCTTGATGAATTGGTACTGCCCAATTCAACGAACCATGCAACTTGAATAATTTTAAATCTGATTCAATATAGTAATTTGATCCTTTAATGCTATTTTCTAAATTTCTAACTATATGCGGAATAGGGTCTAATATTGGGCCATATCCCGCCCCTGGAGTCCAAGCGCCGCTCTTAAATAGTAAATTATCCATGATTAAATCATAATTTGTAGAAATTATTGTTGCTTTATGCTTAACAATATAATTTAGCAATTTTTTTAGAATTTCTGATCTATGATGAGATCCATTTGAAATAGCTTGGATTATTTTCCGATTCACTATTATGGATGAAATTAATCCAATTAAATGATCGTAAAGTATTGAATAAATAGCTATGTTTTCTCCATTCAAAGAAAAAGGAGAATTCTGAAGAAATGTGGCTACCTTTTCAAAATTTACATTTTCCCAGGAATCACCAAAATATTTATTGATATAATCAACGAGTAAAGTTCCGTAAAGGTCGTCAGGAATTAAATTATTCTTTTTAGCTTCATATAACAAAGAATTTGCTAGCGGGAATGACGAGTCAATTGAATGACTAAATCCTGCGCCCAAAATAAATGTTGAAACGTTCATTTTAATCCGAATTTTATCGAAGATTATTAATTACTATTTTTTTCCAAATGCTCTTTATGAGATTTGTAGTTTAAATCTTCTAATAGCCCACCGATTTGTTGAGCAATTTCATCACTGCAAAATTCATTAATTAAAATTCCTTGGAAGACTTCCCTTAAGTCATGGTAAAACCATTTTTCCTGAAGCTCACTTTCTCTATGATTCCTTTCCCATAATGCAAAAATTAGATTACTTACAATTAAAAGTGCATTTTTTTCTAATTCTTTAATTACATTCGCTACAGCTTCTCTAACTTGAATATCTCCGATCCAATTATCTGTCATCTTCTTCTCGAAACCAAAACGTAATGATTCCTTATAATAATATTCAAAGTCCGGTTCATCGTTAATTGACAATGGAACTATCGTACATAACATAGAGGAAAGAGCTTGATTTAAATGTTGCTTGTTTACATCAACAAGGTCTTTAATGCGAGCTTTAATTAATCTTTTTTGTCCAACTGGTAAAGAATTAAATCCTTGAACTGTAATGCTAGATAGGTTAGTTTGAATTTCTGCAAGCGATCCAGATGATAACACATCAGAAAGTGTGGATTTCGGACGTTGCGACTCGGTTAATTTTTTTAGAAACTCTTCCACAGACTTTATTCTAGTATCTTTTGGATTTAAACATTCTTTAATTAACGCATCCAGTGTAACAGGTATGCTTTCATTTGCGGCAGATAGATTGTTATAATCGCCTACCCTGGGCCTATGTCCTGATAAGCATTCGTATAATATAACGCCTAATGAATAAATATCGCTCCTCTCGTCAACCTCGCCCCCGTTTTCTTGCTCCGGACTCATATACCCAGGTGTACCAATTGCCGAATCACCAGTAACTCTGGAATAATCTGCTTTATTCAAAGATAATCCAAAGTCAACAATGTAACAAGATTCGAGATCATCAGTGATTATAATATTTGCTGGCTTCAAATCACGATGAATTATTTGATGTTTATGCGCATAAGAAATAGCAAGGCAAATGAATTTAAAATATTTTGTCGCTTCTTGCAAAGTTAAATATCCTCTTTGCTGAATATAGGATTTTAAGCTTGTTCCATTTATCCATTGAAAATAAATTTTGAAATCCTTTTCATTTGGCATAAATGAAATATCATAAATCGCGGGTATATTTGGATGAGTTAATTTTGCTAAATTTTTAGCCTCTCTCCTAAATCTTTCAATGTCCTCATTGCTCGGGGAGTCTTTGAATAATGGGTCTAATGTTTTTATAGCTACTTCTCTGGACAGTTCTATATCCTCTGCCTTGTCAATTTTACCAAACCCGCCTTCTCCAGCAGTATCTTGAAGAATTAAAAATCTATCTTTCATTTGTTTCCTCGTATTTATTCCATTTTATTTATTTTCTATCTGCCTACACACAAAATTGTTCCTCCGTCTTCATAATTCATTTACGATTGGAATCGAATTGCTTCGAATCCAATTGAGACCAAGGATTATAGATTTAAGTTTGTGAATAAACGTTAAGGATCATGCGCATCTAAACCTAATTCGAGCCTAAGACAAATAAGACCTCTTTGCCTATTTGTTCTGATAAGTTTTGCATAATTTCGCAAACTTTTTTGTATTAAATTCGAATACCTTCTTCCGCCATTTCCCTTCCTTTTCTCTTACGCTGATTTGCGCACAATTCAATCGGCGTGTTGAAAAAACACATTCACTTTTTTGAAATTTCCCTGAAAAAGAGAGATTCAGGATTCTTATATTATGATTTTTAGAATGAAAGGCGAGCGCCATTAGATTTTTGAGATCGTCGTTTTGTAGCCACACAAAACCTGCGCGAAGCCGAAGAAACTTTGTCTCTTGGGGCCGATTCGCGTCCCTTTTCTACTTCCGATAATATGTAATTCTGTCCCGACGTACGCTCACCTATTCTGTATGCTCTGGCGCATCGGTATCTACTACTTCTGTTTTAGCTTTGAATTTGGCAATAACTGAATTAATATGGTTCTGCGATTCCCTTGTAAAAATTCCATCTTTGCAAACCCTACAAAAATAACCGTCTAACCCTAATACTTTAATAGAGTCATAGCCCTTAACTGAATAATTTTCTGCAAGGTCAGAACTAAAAACCGTACTTACTTCTATACCGCAAGATGGACAATTAATCCAATTTCTATCTTTCATAAATCGTCAGCTAATTTGGATGAAATAGTTTCTTTGTTTTGACTTACGGCTTTGCTTTTAATATCATATTTTTTACATAATAGTATATAATCATTTACTGATTCCTTAAATGCCTTTTCCAATTGAGTAACCGATTTCCCTTCAAATGAAATCAAATCTTCTATTCCTTCAATTTTTCCAAAATATATTTCATCGATTGAATTAAATTGGACGGAACCTATAAAGCCTTTGTATTCAATGACTTCTTTCATATTATACTATCCTTATGACTTCGGCACTTCTAAGCGTTAATAAGATCTTTATGATTTCTAATCCCTTTTAGTTCCGTTAAATTCTTTTGGCGCTCTTCTCTGATTTCATATTCGTTTGGAATGCCCATCCAAAACTCTATTGAATTTCCAAAAAATATTAAAACAGAATTGGCTGTAATTCCCCGCTTCCCTTAAATTATCTCACTAACTCGCGTTGGGTATATCTTTGTTTCTTTCGCTAGTCGATATGCAGAGATTTTTAATGGAAGTATAAACTCTTCATTTAAAATTTCACCAGGATGAACATTGGGATTATTTTTCACTTTAGTATTATCTTAAAATATTATTCAAAAAACATAAACTATATTATTTTCAATTAGCTGTATGTCTTTTATTAAAGTTGCGCGCGACCCAAACTCGATTTTTCTATTAAGGATTTCCTCAATGAAAATCCTTGCACCCATAAAGGAGCTAAAATCTTTCGACTCTTCCCGGAATTCTGCAAGTACTATAATGTCCTCATCACCTTCCCCAAAATCTAACTTAGCTATCCCTAATTTTTCGATTCCAATTTTTTTCAAGTCGGCTTCGCATCTTCGAATCATTTCAAGATCTTGCTCTAAATTCGCTGACATAATTAGCCTCTTTTCTTATAATTTCCTTCATTTTATGATTTTAATTTCAAACAGAAATTAAATAATTATTATAGATGTGTGCCCGATTTGCTCAATCGAATAAGTGGTCGAAAACTAAATCTTTCCAATTTGTTAAAAATTTGGAAGAGCCGAAGAGTCGCTATAACATTGTCTATTCCGAGAAAGCTACGATCATTTTGAAACCAGGCAAAGATTACTTTGTCGAAGATGGAGTTTTTTCTTTACTACCGAATCGAGCTAAAACGTATAAAGAAGCGATCAGCTATACTCATGGAAATGCGAAAACTGAAACAATTTTTGAATTGCCGACTTTTAAAGATCCTATTATAAATTCCCGCTGTATAATTCCTTTTGATGCCCTTTTCGAATCAAACGGAGAACCGAAACATAAGCAACCTTATGCGATTCGAAAGTTTAACGACGAACCTCTTGGAGTCGCTGGTATAAGTAATCGTTTTGTCGATCGAGAAACCGGAAAATCATATCAGTCATTTGCAATTATCACGGTTGTCGCCAATTCACTCGTCGCTAAATATCACCCTAAACTTCGAATGCCCGTATTTTTAGAAGATGACCAATTCGAAAAATGGCTAGATCCTTCGATGCGAGCAGAAAGAGACATAGATAATTTTCTAAAAACTTACCCTTCTGAAAAAATGCACGCCTACCCTGTCTCTACGAAAATCTTGGCTACCAAAGAAAACCGCATGGTTTCCGAAAATTGCCTTATGCCAATCCCGGAGCCGCCGGAGCCAAAAATTCAAATGTCCCTTTTCTAAAATGCTTGCCCTCTTTTTATAATAGCATATTATTTGTTTAGTAAACAAATGATAGCCATGTTGGACAAGATAATTTTTCAAAAACAAATCCCCCTTCTAAGAACCCGAGCACGCGCCGGATTCCCTTCGCCTGCCGAGGATTATTTCCTGAAACGCCTAGATCCGCGAGAATTGTTAGAGATAAATCCCGAAACCACATTTTACGGTCAAGTTTCCGGGACGACTTGGGAGGGTCACAAAATCTTTGACAAAGATATTCTAGCGATCGATCGCTCGATTACTCCCGGTCACGGCCTGATCGCCGCTGTCACCTATGAAGACCAGTTCACGTTAAAGAAAATCGTAAAGATTAAAGATTCTTTATACCTTCTTGCAGAAAACGAACAAGGAGAGCCGATCCCGATTATTCCTTCGAGTGAAGTGCGGCTCTGGGGGATTGCTACAAGTGTCACTAGGAAGCTCCTCAAACGTTAAACGTCTATTCGCGCTCGTTGACGTGAATAATTTTTACGTCTCTTGCGAGAGAGTTTTTGAACCGCGCTTAAATCATAAAGCGGTCGTTGTACTTTCTAATAATGACGGATGCGCCGTCTCACGCAGTGCGGAAGCGAAAGCTTTAGGCATTAATATGAGTATGCCAATTTTCAAAGCTAAAGATTTGGTGGATTCAGGCCGCCTCATCGCGCTTTCAAGCAACTACGCACTCTATGGAGACATGAGCCATAGATTTCGTAGTGTTCTTGAAGATCTCTGTCCCGAAGTGGAACAATATTCAATCGATGAATGCTTTTTAGAACTTACGGGATTCATAAAAGAAGATGAATGTGTTTCTTTCGGTAAAGAGCTAAGAGAAAAAATCGACCAATACCTCGGACTACCCGTTTGTGTTGGTATTGGAGAAACGAAAACTTTAGCCAAGGTCGCTAATCGAATGGCTAAGACAAGACCTTCCCTACAAGGCGTTTGCTTTTTAGACGAGCGATCGCGGGAAGAAAGTCTCAAAAGTATAAGTCCGTCGGAAATTTGGGGCGTCGGACCCGCCTACTCGTCCCTTTTGGATAAATGCGGCGTCAAAAATGCGTTAGAGTTATGCCGACTCCCGGATCACTGGATAAGAAACCAAATGACCGTCGTTGGTCTACGACTTGTTTATGAACTACGGGGTGTGTGTTGCTATGATCTGGAATTAGCTCCACCTCCAAAAAAGGAAATCATCGTCGCCCGCGCGTTTGGCGGATACGTTTCCGATTTAGAAAGTGTGATCGAAGCAACCACAACGTATCTTTCTCGCGCCGTTGAAAAACTTTGGAATGAGGATAGATATGCTCAAGTAATCACAGTTTCATTAAGGACAGACCCATTTAAAACTAATCAGCCGCAAGACAACGATTCTATCCGTATGGAAATCCCGGTCGCAACGAAGGATCTTTTCGAACTTCAAAATTATTGCATCGCGGGAATAAAAACGATCTTCAAAAAAGGTTTTGGCTACAAAAAAAGCGGTGTAATGCTTTCCGAATTCACAACGGAATCAAAACAGAACGACTTATTCTATCAAGGAAGATCCAACGAACTTACGCAGGTAATTATTGAAATTAATAAGAAGTTCAAAACAGGAAAGATCAGAACGGGCGCGACCGGGTTCGGGCCGCGCGCATGGAGAATGAAACAAGATCGCGCGACAAAATGTCCTACCCATTATTGGAAAGACATTATTACTTTTATGGTTTAAAAGCAATTATTACTTAAACGAATATCCAAGAACAGAAAACCTTCTTGATTCAATGAACCAATTTTAAGGAATTCACCTGATTCTGTTGACCAAAATTTCTCACCATAATCATTACGATTGCCACAACGAAGAAAACCTAACTTAGAACTACTTACAAATAGGTTACAATTTTCTCTTTGAGAGATTCTCTTTTCGATCAAATCATAATTCTCTATAGGAAGATCCTTAAAATGAAATTTTGTTAAATCCTTTTGCAAATAGAAAACAGAATCACCTTCTCTTCCAACCATTAAACCTGTGCAGTGAACCAAATCAATTAATGAAAAATATACTTTAGGAGAATTAAACAAATGAATAGATTCATCTTTAGGATCTTTCAAAATAACAAAGCCATATTTATCTCTAGGAATATTATCATATATACGATCAGTTCCTGTTTGAATCATTGCAATTCCGTAACCGCTAAATTGAGAAAATAGAGATATTAATTTTCTGCGCTCTTTATCATGAAGAAGGTTGTATCTGCTTTCATTATCCCGAATTTTGTCTTCCTTTTCCAATAATACGGTATCATAGATTTTCTTGATTCGATTCGAAGTGTCAAAATCTAACTTTTTATTTTTATTTGAATATTCTAATTTTTTATTTTCACCAATAGTCTTATACACATGGGCTAAAAAATCCGTAAAGACATTTGGGATGATGTAAATAACAGAATAACCGACTGCGGTCACAAGGGGAATCACCCAATGAATAGAATATATTTCATAAATTGTATTAAATTCGTTATAAGTCAGCTTATGGAAAAAGAGAATGTAGAATAAATCCCAATTCGATAATACAAAGGAAAGGAATAACGAAAAATAAAAGGGACTGCCTAAGCGTTCATTCGCAGAAGCTTTAACTTGTTCCCAAAGAGTGTTTTCAGTCTTTTTAACTAATTCTTCATTTTCCATTCCGCTAATTTTTAAAATCTTTTCTTCATAACAAACTTTTTTTATTACTTCAGTATAAAATAATGGAATATCTTTGGAAATTAATTTAAGATGCCATTATGCGAAACAGATCAAGACTGAACCCGCCAACGCTTGAAACTCTAAACGAAAATCTCTCCGCCCTCGGGCGCACTCCAATTACCAAAAAAGAATTCGAGCTATCTCTAAAGACTTTTTCTAAAAATGGGAAATTCATTTTTCAATCGTTTTACGCTTACTATGACGCAATAAAAAAATACGGTATTGAACTTTTCTCTATGAAGCTATATTGTACTTCATGCAATACCTTTCATTCATTTCAAGAATTCCAATATTCCAAATCCATCGATGGATTTTATAAAACCTGCAAAAAGTCAGGACGGAACGAATACCAGGGATATAGACGATTCGCCGAACGCAACGTAGACAGAGACGGAAAAAAACCAGAAATATTATACTACCGCACCAAAAAGAATAAATATCCAAAAGTGAACGGGGCATTAAATCCATTCCGAGAAAAAGCGATCGCTCTTAATGTGAAAATTTTTGGAAACACTACACTTAAAAGAATGAAAAAGTGTAACGGCGGATGTAAGAAGAGTAAGCCATTAGCTCACTTTACAAGATATAAAAGCAGTGGAAAACACTATTTATCAGACGTATGCTTTGACTGTACGGCAAAAAGGCAAAGGGAAAGAAGAAAATTCAGTTAAACAAGAAATATTGCGAATACCTACTGAAAATCAAAATTTTCTTAAATCCAAAATTCGCTTTAAACCGGGGAAGAAAATTTCCGAAACAACGGAAAAACGTATTCAAAAATCCAAAAGGCTTTCTAAATAATTTCAAAGCAAGTTCACCCATGAACCTGCAAGTAAAATTTGAACCCATAATAAACAAGAAGGAGAAGCCCGACAAAAAGCCAACCGATCCGACCGAGCCAGCTTTGCATAACAATCTTGTAATACTTCCAACGAAGATTGGTATAATCCTTTTTTAGATCCGAATAAGAACCTTTTAGCTCCAAAAATTCTAACTTCAAAGATTTCATGGAAGAAAGTTCGAGTTCTTCAGATTTTACTCTTTCTTCCTCTTCTTCTGTTCGATTTTCTTTTGATTTCAATATTTGCAAATCATTAGACTTATTCTGAATCACAGTCTCCAACTTCTTCTCGAACCGCTCGAACTTGGTGACAGTTGAACATTGTATAAGAGACACTAAGATAAAAACAACTGCAAAGGATTTAAAGAAATGAAATAGTATCGTTTTCAACTTAATTACCTCCTCTCGCCTTCGAGATAAAGTCACCGACAGCGCGGAGTATTTCCCCTGTCTTAAACCAGCTCATAAGTGTTATGCCGGAACCGAAAAAAAGTCCGTACACGCTAATTCCGCCGTATCCTTCGGAAAGTTTCGCTTCGGGGTAGTGATGGAGTGTAATTATCCCTATGATGAGAAAAAACAGGCCGAGAAAAAAGGCTCTGTTAGAAGATCGAAAAATATCTTTTTCAACAACAAGGGTGTTTTGTAATTCAGTTTCGAGTTTCTTTGCTTCTTCTGAAAGAGGGTCAAGTTTTAAGATTTCGTTTGCATTGAGTTTCTTTTTTCTCAAGGCTATCCTTCTAAGATTTTTTTCGCTGAATCCTGGTTGAATATTGCGTAACAAAATCCTTGGAACTGCGGGTTTCGTTTCCTTGCTTGTTTCTCTGCACCTTGAAAAATCGAAATGAGTTCAAGCCACTCTGATTCTTCCCAAGTAGAATGCGTTACTGTGCAACCGAGAGAACTCACACCTACGTAATTTTTACTCATCCCTTGAGCATGAATGTTAAACCCTCTATTGTCGAAGTATAAGGGATCGCTTCCGTTCCATACATGATTGTTGTTTTGGTCGCGGCGAAAATAACGCTTGGATGCTTGAACAAGAGCTAAATGATTTTTGTGAGATCCGAT contains the following coding sequences:
- a CDS encoding SOS response-associated peptidase, with translation MCARFAQSNKWSKTKSFQFVKNLEEPKSRYNIVYSEKATIILKPGKDYFVEDGVFSLLPNRAKTYKEAISYTHGNAKTETIFELPTFKDPIINSRCIIPFDALFESNGEPKHKQPYAIRKFNDEPLGVAGISNRFVDRETGKSYQSFAIITVVANSLVAKYHPKLRMPVFLEDDQFEKWLDPSMRAERDIDNFLKTYPSEKMHAYPVSTKILATKENRMVSENCLMPIPEPPEPKIQMSLF
- a CDS encoding serine/threonine-protein kinase codes for the protein MKDRFLILQDTAGEGGFGKIDKAEDIELSREVAIKTLDPLFKDSPSNEDIERFRREAKNLAKLTHPNIPAIYDISFMPNEKDFKIYFQWINGTSLKSYIQQRGYLTLQEATKYFKFICLAISYAHKHQIIHRDLKPANIIITDDLESCYIVDFGLSLNKADYSRVTGDSAIGTPGYMSPEQENGGEVDERSDIYSLGVILYECLSGHRPRVGDYNNLSAANESIPVTLDALIKECLNPKDTRIKSVEEFLKKLTESQRPKSTLSDVLSSGSLAEIQTNLSSITVQGFNSLPVGQKRLIKARIKDLVDVNKQHLNQALSSMLCTIVPLSINDEPDFEYYYKESLRFGFEKKMTDNWIGDIQVREAVANVIKELEKNALLIVSNLIFALWERNHRESELQEKWFYHDLREVFQGILINEFCSDEIAQQIGGLLEDLNYKSHKEHLEKNSN
- a CDS encoding LexA family protein, with the translated sequence MLDKIIFQKQIPLLRTRARAGFPSPAEDYFLKRLDPRELLEINPETTFYGQVSGTTWEGHKIFDKDILAIDRSITPGHGLIAAVTYEDQFTLKKIVKIKDSLYLLAENEQGEPIPIIPSSEVRLWGIATSVTRKLLKR
- a CDS encoding Y-family DNA polymerase is translated as MNNFYVSCERVFEPRLNHKAVVVLSNNDGCAVSRSAEAKALGINMSMPIFKAKDLVDSGRLIALSSNYALYGDMSHRFRSVLEDLCPEVEQYSIDECFLELTGFIKEDECVSFGKELREKIDQYLGLPVCVGIGETKTLAKVANRMAKTRPSLQGVCFLDERSREESLKSISPSEIWGVGPAYSSLLDKCGVKNALELCRLPDHWIRNQMTVVGLRLVYELRGVCCYDLELAPPPKKEIIVARAFGGYVSDLESVIEATTTYLSRAVEKLWNEDRYAQVITVSLRTDPFKTNQPQDNDSIRMEIPVATKDLFELQNYCIAGIKTIFKKGFGYKKSGVMLSEFTTESKQNDLFYQGRSNELTQVIIEINKKFKTGKIRTGATGFGPRAWRMKQDRATKCPTHYWKDIITFMV